The window GGTTTTGTACAGTGTGGGTTCTACACTTCTCCTTACGTACAATATTCTTTTCCTAACATAGATTTAATTCATAACGGTACGTATGTATATGCcttattaatttgaatttttaaaaatgttcgTAGATGTGGGAACTATTTTGATTCGctatatttcaataattttgaccGTACGTTTGTCACTTCACCAGTCAATTCTAACTATTATCTCTTCgaaattttcaaatatgaaTAACTTGCTTACtcttttttccaacaaaaaaaaaactgaggcATATATGTCATAAAACCGCATAAATGTTATAGAGATTAGACTTAAATTCTGAATATCTCAACAACAACATTCGTACATCATTAGACTTGTCACAgattaaacataattatttttcttgagcTAACGTTAAACCAAATCTAACAAGCCTTAAGTGGTGTCCCACAAAGACAGAGGTTGTGAGCGAAGGCAGATGGTTCAAAGGTCTGAAGGAGACCGCCACTTGGGATTTTCCCGCAGAGATGGTTGTAGCTCACGTTGAAATTTTCTAGACGTAGCTTACTCAACTCCCGAGGAAACTTCCCGAAGATTCGGTTGTGGCTCAGGTCCAACGAGACTATGCTTCTAGCGAACTTAACCTTGGAGAGATCGAACTGAAACAGGTTCCTTGACAGATCCACTCGTACTGTTGTTTTGTTCCGTCCGAAGAACATCGAACCATCTCCTATGAAACCGTTTCCCGACAGATCCACTGCATTGAAGTCGTATTTGGACAACGATTCTGGTACCTTTCCTGTAATGGTGTATACCGtgtattattaaatttataaatggttggttacaaaacattttaaagtATGATGCTAGTTCTAAGTTCCGACATAAATAAGCATTTGACCAAAAAGTATaataaagaaatagaaaatgatgGTTTACCTGAGAGCTTATTGTTAAACAAGTAGAGATTAGGGACGTTGCCAACAAAAGAACCGAAAGAGTTGGGTATAGAACCGGTTAGCTTGTTATCGTTGACTTGAATGGCTTGAAGCTTTGGCATCTGAGAAAGCGAACCGGGAATTGGACCGGTAAACTGGTTAAATGAAAGGTCCAAGAACGTGACGGTCTTGAGCTCGCTGATGTAATCAGGAATCGGACCGGAGAGATTGGTTTGCTTTAACCGGAGGAGGTCAAGATTCTTGAGCTTGGTGATGGTGCGTGGGATGTTTCCGGTGAGGTGGGTCAAGTAGCTGAAATCGAGCGTACGGAGGTAAGGGAGGTCGCCGATCTGGACCGGGATCTGGCCGGAGATTTCGCCGGAGGATATGGTGAGAGCGGTGACGCGGCCGTCAGTGCATTCCACGCCGGTCCAGCTGGTACAACAGTCGGTTCGGGGGTTCCAGGAGGAGAGTAGGGGAGGGTTGTTAAGGGATTTCTTGATTTGAAGGAGGGCATTTTTGTCATTTGGGGTGCAGCTGTAAGAAGATGGGAGAGAGATAAAGAGGATTGACAAGAAGATTGAGAGATGAAGCAGGAGGAGCTTCATTGTGAAGGATTGATGTGGTTATGTTGAGCAATGAATGAGCAAGTTCTGATATATAGCAGAGATTTCAATGGAACACAGCTGTGAGCTGATGTTACTAATTTTGCAGAGTCAGAGTTCTACACGACTACACTACTCCCGACGTACAATATTCCTTTTCATGAAATAAAGCTTCACAAGCGTGGTAAATATATATCTACTGTTTTGATTCTCTATTTAATTATGTGACCATAAGATAGCCCACTGGACCAATCGCAGCAAGTAAAATAGTTAGTTAGGTATACAAATATTTTAGCATGTGTTTTTTAAATTGTGTATATACGTTAGCCAGAGTACAATGATTGGAAAACACAATtatagtttaaagtttaaacacatGCTAAAATTAGAGCCAAAGAAAATAGTGTTAAAGATTGAATAATGTGGGAATGTAAATAAGTGAGAACCCCTAAAATTGTTGCTATGTGTTGGGACACAAACAATACAAAGACAAATGAATATTCAAGAGGGAGAGCCCACCACTTtcttaaacacacacaaattgaTACAACACGAAGAGGAGATTTAGACATTTACATAATGACCCCTCCCTTTGTGTTACAAAGGGGTTGTGTGATGTATGTATGCTGTTTAGTCACCATGACTCCTTCCACTCTAATCTATCGAGACCGTCCACGATTGCTCTGCGAAACTCACCATTGTGCAGCAGAAAGGAGGACACGTGTCCACCTGTAACCCATCTCACTTCTGAGCCAGGCCAGGCCTTTTGAAGCTCCAACACAGAGTGTTTCGGTATATATCCATCATCCTATACAAATCATTATAATCAGCAACCAGCAATGTCTCCAAAACTGTTAATGATGCGAGTTATAGATTGGTTTGTCTACTTACCGTTGCAGCAACAAAGATAACAGCATCGGGGTTTTTGGGGATAGGGAAGCGAGTGACATCTGTGAGGGAGAGAACACTTCGCATCCGCTCTCTCACTTCATCAAGAGTCATTGTGATCTTCTCTGCTGCAAGTTCCTCCCTCAGTGCCTCCCAGGCCGTTCCATACTTTAATATTCCCTCGCAGAATGCAACAACCGCAGAGTGTGGAGATAGGAATGGAAGTGTTGCAACTGGTGTTGGATGAAGCGATCCAACCATCGAAGCATGTACTCCTCCTAATATTTTCATCATAACGTTATCAGTATGAAGTGAAAAGAAAATCAACTCAACTTGATCAATGAATGGAACTGCAGCCACATAGATCCCTTAATGGATGCAGTTTGTGAACACAACAATAAGTCAGTCTAATCCTAACACTTGGACTTTAAAGGTGCACATGCGTTTGAGAAGCTTAGTAAGGAGTTGGAAACTATGCTGATGCTTCTTAGCAAAGGATAACTAGCAGCAGCTTAGTTTTCTTTAACTTTGTAGAAGAATCTAAAAACAAACCCCACAACAATTGCAGGGAACTTATCCCAAACCAAATACAATAGCTCACGAATTGTtcatagaagaagataaatgtaGCTTACCCATACTAAGGCCACAAACACCCATCTTTCCAAAGCCTTCCTCAGTGTCTAGCCAGTGAATAAGACTGCGGGACTCTTCAATAGTTGCCCTCCCTAGTAAAAGTAGATCACTAACACATAGGAGTCTCGCACCACGTTGCAAAAACGGACGCCTCTGGCCATAGAAAGGGCTGCAGTGGGCATTATCTATGTTTGATCAAACACACATgcaaaaaaaagcttcaaaagCGGTCAAAGCAAAAAGATTTGCTCTTAAGCTTTTCACCAGAAGGAGAAAAAGTCTCTTTTCATTACCTTTCCAGCACCATTGTTGCAATGTTTTGTTTCACCAAAGGTCCACCCAGACGCAATCTTCGATCATATGTATGATCACCTGTGCCTACATCAATGCAAACGCATTACAAACAACAATTGTAATTAATATACCATCCAATGCAAGTAAACAAAACTTAGAAGGGCTATGCACAAATTAAGATCACAGAATCTGCAATGGTACCTACCTGCAAGATGAACCACACATGCCATCTTTTGAGGAGGAACGTTTTTGGGGACAAGCCAAGCAACCCTAGCGGTACGAGACTCGGGAGGCAAAGCAGCGGTAAGCTCACGGCAACACGGAGTCTGGAAAACACCTTCTCTCAAAGTAGCGGTCTTGGTCTCCCAAACAGTTCTCCAAACGGGACGAATCAAAGGCGGTGGCCAATTCTGACCTTGAACCTCAAGAGGAAAGAGCTGTTTCACAATCCGCTCGAGCAATTCCAGATTGTGAGCACCCCATCCACGCGAGAAGAAGGGTGGGGTAATCTTCGTGCGGTGCATAAACGCTCCGTAGACATGGTCAATTACATAATGGAGCATTCCCAATCTGATCGTCAccattattcaaaatttaatctCAGGATTGTTGGGACCTAATTTGGAGAAAATAGTCAAATACCTAAGCCGGTGAATTGGAATACGAATTTATCGTCAGAAATCGGATTTGGGTGGTTCAGATCTGGTGAGAAAGGCGAAAGATTAACGAATCGGAGAGTTTGACTTGGAAGTCAAGGTTAAGAAATCTGAAAAGTGAATGCTTTGTTCGGAGATCGGTGGAGAAATCTAAAAAGAAGAAGCGTGAAGATTGAAGACAACTAATGGAAACCGGAGAAGGAGCGAGAGAAACGGTGGGCTTGATTGAGccaggagaaagaaagaaagagaacgaACATACACATATTCATGAGATGCCACGCTGGCATTATGTGGGCCCATAttttgggtttgggttttttCGTTCGGACAGAAGCGTTATCCAATATCTATCAAAGGTTTTGAGTTTGACAGTGACACTTTTGaagattaataaatatttatatctgtatacattattaatatattgaaGAAGCCCACTGGTATGAGTTGGAGTCTTCGATATGGAATCTGTTGTGGTTGGTTGATGGTTGTCCTGTGTTTTTTTATACAATACAGCCAACAAAATTTGTAAGTtctttgttataattttttcttttttctttttttgtatgcaAAGTTGTTTGTActggggattgcacaacactaaataaatatcgattttagggggaaagagtgaagtttgttctttattaacAATAAGGATGCgaggtcgtcactaaaacgAGTCAAGATCGTGCTCGTCAGTTCATAGGAGAACTGACAAGTGAGTCacgacgagctcggaagctaacAGGAAATTATACAGAAAATAACAAGAGTCTTTCtacgcaaagtattgctctcgggGTATTGTACGCGAGTCTGTCCCCTTTCTCCAGTGAgtactgtttctttatatagtaAACTCTAGACCGAGGGTTTTCTAGGGTTCccatcgtgaattcccgagattgccctttacGGATTACTAATGACTTGCAGCCAATTTCGTCGGGCCGGAATCACAGAACTCGTCTtattgggccgagtggcatattgcggcgcagcccatgtccaacaaaAGTGTTGCTATGTAATACAATGAGGTGGAATTTGGTTTCACCCACACACTTTTCTCTAGTAAACCTTTGGCTTATTGTTTCGTTTCAAAGAACAAATGGCCTAACACGAATCATAAAAcggaacccaaaaaaaacaagaacaagaaaaaaatacagtagTTTCTCTTTTCGTCTAGTAAAAGAATTACGATTTGCCGCAACATCCACCTCTTTTCCCACTCTCCTGCTCACTAGGGATGATGATTCTAGTTCCTTTCAAGAGACTTGAATTACCATCggcgtcatcatcatcagccgTTAGTGATTTCTTGCTTATTATACGGTATATCTCTGTCAAGATTGTCAAAAATGCTGTTTCGACATTTGTAGCTTCAAGAGCTGAGGTTTCCATGAAGAACAAGTTTTCTCTTTGTGCAAACTCTTGTGCGTCTTCCGTTGGCACTGCTCTTAAGCTTCCGAGATCGCATTTGTTTCCGATTAGCATTATCACTATGTTCTTGTCCGCATGTCCTCTTAATTCTTCCAGCCATTTCGCCATGTGATCGAATGATTGACGTTTTGTCATGTCATAGACCAACATTGCTCCAACTGCTCCTCGGTAGTATGCGCTTGTCACCGCCCGATATCTGCAATTAGAACAAGAGNAGCTCGGAAGCTAACAGGAAATTATACAGAAAATAACAAGAGTCTTTCtacgcaaagtattgctctcgggGTATTGTACGCGAGTCTGTCCCCTTTCTCCAGTGAgtactgtttctttatatagtaAACTCTAGACCGAGGGTTTTCTAGGGTTCccatcgtgaattcccgagattgccctttacGGATTACTAATGACTTGCAGCCAATTTCGTCGGGCCGGAATCACAGAACTCGTCTtattgggccgagtggcatattgcggcgcagcccatgtccaacaaaAGTGTTGCTATGTAATACAATGAGGTGGAATTTGGTTTCACCCACACACTTTTCTCTAGTAAACCTTTGGCTTATTGTTTCGTTTCAAAGAACAAATGGCCTAACACGAATCATAAAAcggaacccaaaaaaaacaagaacaagaaaaaaatacagtagTTTCTCTTTTCGTCTAGTAAAAGAATTACGATTTGCCGCAACATCCACCTCTTTTCCCACTCTCCTGCTCACTAGGGATGATGATTCTAGTTCCTTTCAAGAGACTTGAATTACCATCggcgtcatcatcatcagccgTTAGTGATTTCTTGCTTATTATACGGTATATCTCTGTCAAGATTGTCAAAAATGCTGTTTCGACATTTGTAGCTTCAAGAGCTGAGGTTTCCATGAAGAACAAGTTTTCTCTTTGTGCAAACTCTTGTGCGTCTTCCG is drawn from Camelina sativa cultivar DH55 chromosome 1, Cs, whole genome shotgun sequence and contains these coding sequences:
- the LOC104704469 gene encoding ras-related protein RABA4d-like; the encoded protein is MGTLENPRSRVYYIKKQYSLEKGDRLAYRAVTSAYYRGAVGAMLVYDMTKRQSFDHMAKWLEELRGHADKNIVIMLIGNKCDLGSLRAVPTEDAQEFAQRENLFFMETSALEATNVETAFLTILTEIYRIISKKSLTADDDDADGNSSLLKGTRIIIPSEQESGKRGGCCGKS
- the LOC104776315 gene encoding protein ABHD18-like — protein: MVTIRLGMLHYVIDHVYGAFMHRTKITPPFFSRGWGAHNLELLERIVKQLFPLEVQGQNWPPPLIRPVWRTVWETKTATLREGVFQTPCCRELTAALPPESRTARVAWLVPKNVPPQKMACVVHLAGTGDHTYDRRLRLGGPLVKQNIATMVLESPFYGQRRPFLQRGARLLCVSDLLLLGRATIEESRSLIHWLDTEEGFGKMGVCGLSMGGVHASMVGSLHPTPVATLPFLSPHSAVVAFCEGILKYGTAWEALREELAAEKITMTLDEVRERMRSVLSLTDVTRFPIPKNPDAVIFVAATDDGYIPKHSVLELQKAWPGSEVRWVTGGHVSSFLLHNGEFRRAIVDGLDRLEWKESW
- the LOC104776229 gene encoding polygalacturonase inhibitor 1-like isoform X1, with amino-acid sequence MKLLLLHLSIFLSILFISLPSSYSCTPNDKNALLQIKKSLNNPPLLSSWNPRTDCCTSWTGVECTDGRVTALTISSGEISGQIPVQIGDLPYLRTLDFSYLTHLTGNIPRTITKLKNLDLLRLKQTNLSGPIPDYISELKTVTFLDLSFNQFTGPIPGSLSQMPKLQAIQVNDNKLTGSIPNSFGSFVGNVPNLYLFNNKLSGKVPESLSKYDFNAVDLSGNGFIGDGSMFFGRNKTTVRVDLSRNLFQFDLSKVKFARSIVSLDLSHNRIFGKFPRELSKLRLENFNVSYNHLCGKIPSGGLLQTFEPSAFAHNLCLCGTPLKAC